The following DNA comes from Gammaproteobacteria bacterium.
AGGCGGAATTCCTGCAGCGCCTGTGCGAAGAACTGAAGATAAGACCGGCGCAGGCCATCGCCGTCGGCGACGGCGCCAACGACCTCAAGATGCTGCGCCTCGCGGGCTTAGGTGTCGCCTACTGCGCCAAACCGGCGGTACAGGCGGAGGCGGATGTGGTGCTGAATCACAGCGGGCTGGATGGGATACTGGCGTTCTTGGAGCAGGACTGAGGACTGAGTAACCAGAATCCCTGTAGGTTGGGCTGAATGAAATGAAGCCCAACGTTTTTAGATGCAAGATTGCTACCCAGCCCTATGGCACAGGAAATTGACTAATAGGATCGCGATTCGAAATATCTACATCGCCCATCGTCAATGCGGATTCGAATCCGTCGTCATGACTATTTTTCTCCTTTAAATAGTGTTTCGCACGGGCAGTCTTCTTTACGCACCCCTTTCCTTTCACAGAATTTCATACAGGCTTCATAGGTTGGCTGATCCTTAAACCAATCCAGGCCAAGCCACCCGCCTTTCCCGTAGGGAATCATCTGCTCACACTTCGTTATCCCCGCTCCTTTCACCGGCTCCCGCACAATGGATCGGTATTCGGGTTGTTTGAACTCACTGTTCAGTTCCTCGATTTTTTCCGCTGATACGAACCCGAGCGTTACAAGCTTGGATTCATCCCCCAAGGTATCAGCCGCCACATTGATCGTTTTGAATTCAATGGGGAATTCCGATAGCGAAATACGTTTCCAATCTTTGCCGTCGTACTTGAAAAGAATATAAGGTGGATTTGGACGCCCCCATTTGTTGTATGACAAGCATAAATTTGGGGACGCGACTATATAGGGTGCCCCATTCAAAATATGTACGGCAAGTAAATCAAAATTTGATCGCCCAATATCCTTGCTATACTCACTGATCCATGTGATGGGCTTGCTTGTTCCTGGCAACACAAATGAGATGGTATGTTCCTTCACAGGCGGTGGCTGTCCAATTTCATGAGATCCACCACGGGTCTGTGATCGAGTCACAATAATCTTGCTTCCATCATGCAGCAGCACTTCCTCCTTCCAACTCACGCTGTCGCTGCCGAACAGCCCTGCCTCTGCATTCATGCTCACCACTACGATTAGAGCCAGTCCGAGTCGTACGGTTCGCATAAAACGAAGATGATGTGTTTTCATGCCGCGCTCCTTATTAGGCGTGTATACGGCAAGGGGCCATCTGTTTTACTTCACTCAGTCCTTAGCACTTAGTTCTTAGTCCTGATAAACACCAGATCCCACACCCCGTGTCCCAGCCGCTCGCCGCGGCGTTCGAACTTGGTCAGCACGCGCTCTTCCGGCCGCGGCGCGTAGTTGCCCGCGCCGGCGCTGTTGCTGAACGACGGCGACTGCTCCAGCACCGCCAGCATGTGCTGCGCGTACTCCTCCCAGTCGGTGGCGAGGTGGAAAACTCCGCCCGGCTTCAGCCGGCACGCGACCAGTTCGACGAACGCCGGCTGTACGATGCGGCGCTTGTGGTGGCGCTTCTTCGGCCACGGGTCAGGAAAGAACAGGAACACGGCATCCAGCGCGGCATCGGGGATCATGTGCGTCAGCACCTGCACCGCATCGGCGCAGACGATGCGCACGTTGCGGATGTCCTCCTCCGCCAGCGCGCGCAGCAGGCGGCCGACGCCGGGGCGGTGGACCTCGACGCCGAGGTGATCGCGTTCCGGATGGCGGCGCGCCCTGTCGAGGACCGAATCGCCCATCCCGAAGCCGATCTCCAGCGTGCGCGGCGCGGCGCGGCCGAACACAGCGTCAAGCTCGCACGGCGCCTCCCGGAACTCGAGCAGATAGCGCGGGCCGAATGCCTCGATGGCGCGCCGCTGCGATTCGGTCATGCGGCCTTCGCGGCGGACGAAGCTGCGGATGGGGCGGCGGACGCGGCCCGCGGCCGGTTCGTCGGTGTGACGGTTTTTAGATGGTGATGGCGGCATAAATAAATGGGGACAGATTTAATTTTTTAAAACCAGGGACAGATTTTATTTTTCTGAGATGGAAGAGTTCTTTTCCATACCCACGGGGAAAAATTAAATCTGTCCCTGGTTTTAAAAAAACGTCCCGTCGATCGGGGAGGAGGCGCTGGCGAAGCGCTTGCGCGGGATGCGGCCGGCGCGGAAGGCTTCGCGGCCGGCCTCGATGGCCTTCTTCATCGCCGAGGCCATCAGCACCGGGTCGCGCGCGCCGGCGATGGCGGTATTCATCA
Coding sequences within:
- the trmB gene encoding tRNA (guanosine(46)-N7)-methyltransferase TrmB yields the protein MPPSPSKNRHTDEPAAGRVRRPIRSFVRREGRMTESQRRAIEAFGPRYLLEFREAPCELDAVFGRAAPRTLEIGFGMGDSVLDRARRHPERDHLGVEVHRPGVGRLLRALAEEDIRNVRIVCADAVQVLTHMIPDAALDAVFLFFPDPWPKKRHHKRRIVQPAFVELVACRLKPGGVFHLATDWEEYAQHMLAVLEQSPSFSNSAGAGNYAPRPEERVLTKFERRGERLGHGVWDLVFIRTKN